The Musa acuminata AAA Group cultivar baxijiao chromosome BXJ1-8, Cavendish_Baxijiao_AAA, whole genome shotgun sequence genomic sequence TCTGCTGCTCCTCTCCGCCTCCGTCCCCATCTCCTTCCTTTGGCGCAACATGAGGAGGATCCTGTCTTGGTGCGGGCAGGACGAGCAGATAGCCTCCGCCGCCCACGTCTTCATCACGTTCGCCATCCCTGACCTGTTCCTCCTCTCCTTTCTCCACCCTCTTCGCGTGTACCTGAGATCTCAGAATGTCACCTTCCCGGTCACCTGCTGCTCCGTCGTCTCCGTCGTCCTCCACATCCCGTTGAACTACCTCCTCGTGGTGCGTCTCCGGATGGGCATCGCGGGCGTGGCTTTGGCCATGGTCTGGACCAACTTGAATCTCTTCGTCTGCTTGCTGCTCTTCGTGCTGTGCTCTGGCGCGTGCAAGGACTCGTGGGTGCGCCCCAGCATGACCTGCCTCAGGGGGTGGTCGGCGCTGCTGAAGCTCGCCGTGCCCTCGTGCGTGTCCGTCTGCCTCGAGTGGTGGTGGTACGAGCTCATGATACTCCTCAGTGGCCTGCTTCCCAACCCCAAGGCTGCCGTCGCTTCCATGGGCATACTGATCCAGACCACGTCGTTGGTGTACGTGTTCCCGTCGGCGCTCAGCTTCGGGGTGTCGGCCCGCGTCGGCAACGTGTTAGGAGCCAACCATCCCGCCAAGGCCCGGACAGCCACCATGGTGTCCTTGGCGTGCGCCCTCGTGCTGGGGCTGGCGGCCATGGCCTTCACCACGTCGATGAGACATCGGTGGGGGAGGCTGTTCACCGACGACGCAGAGATCCTGAAGCTCACGACACTGGTGCTGCCGATCGCCGGGCTGTGCGAGCTAGGGAACTGCCCTCAGACCACCGGGTGCGGCGTGCTAAGGGGGAGCGCGAGGCCGACCACCGGAGCCAACATCAACCTGGGCTCCTTCTACTTGGTCGGGACGCCCGTCGCCGTGCTCCTGGGCTTCTTCCGGAGGATGGGGTTCCCGGGGCTATGGCTGGGGCTGCTGGCGGCGCAGGCATCGTGCGCCACTCTCATGGCGTATGCGCTCGCCAGAACGGATTGGATGGTGGAGGCGGAAAAAGCCAGAGAACTGACGAAAACTTCcaactctcctcctcctctcattCCTCTCACTGCTGCTACTAATGCCATCGCCGGCGGCAATAAGAGTACAGCCGCACACATCATGAATGGCGATGTGAAGAGGCTCGGTGCTTCAGAAACGGCTCCCCTCATTCCTGTGCGGGGTGAGTAGGTTTTCTGCCATTACAACCTTTCTATTCCCTCTCTCTTTTGGCATTCTAATTCTAATCCGATGCATCGATCGAGAGAATATACATGAAACTCTAAAAGCTGGAGCTTTTGGTAGTTCGATGCTGCTTCGCAGTGGAAAGCAGATGCCACGGTCACTCTCAGCTCTGCCTTCTCCGGTCCCGCTTCAGAGAGCAGCCAGCACATGTACCACCACTGAACATTCATTCTCCCTCTCGGAGGTTTGGTTTCAGCATTCCTCCGTACTTCTTTCACCTCGAAGCCAATTAATTTAAGTACATCAGTCCCATTTTCTTCCTCACATGTGTCTGTCTTAATTTCTTGACTTTTCAATGCACAGAGTACCATAAAGTGGCATCGAAAGCAATGTCAAGCATTACAGTGTTAGTGTTGCCTTTCGATATGCTCTCGTACCAGTTTTCCTTCAAAAGAATCGAATCTTGCTTTAGAGCTTTCTCACCATATAAAACCTATCGATTTGGTTTGGTTCTTTGCATTCTGATTGCTTGATCTAGTGCTTTTTTACTCTGTGCTTGTACTTGGCTTCTGGTGGAGTCATGTGCATGAGGCTTACGTCATCCGGGTGTACCTTTTGTCTCCAATAAAGGGGTCAGACGTTAGATCTCTTGTGGGCGACATGCATAATTACTCCTCGTATAGAACTATGCATATTGCTGCTGGGACACAACTTGGCACTTGGAAGCTCATATGCTGCGTCAGCATCAATCACGATCGATAATGCTTTTTCAGAAGAGAATATTTCTCTAATCAAAGACTTCTTCTGACTGTATACGAAAAATCTTCGAACGATGATTTTTTTACTGTGATTTCTATCTGAATGGTCACATTCgaggatttttcttttttctcgaaGAAAGGTGATCGAGACAAATGATTCTAACTCTTATGTCGGAATTAGGATACAATTGAATGATTGAACAAGGGTTAGGTCGCACTATCTTCATAATTGTTAGAAATCTTACGACGATGAATGAGTGGAactaatcaaaattaatatatatatatcaagttagATACCAATTTAACCCAAAAGTttagatttatttatatattatgagCTAGACTCCGATACATATCATTCAACTCTCTCGATATTTACCAATATGGATTATtattttagtttattattattattttttctcgtaaatagatatttttaataataaatttaattaatgatAACTTTAGACTCACACGTATGAATGAATGAATCCTgtaaagagagagggagagcgagagagagagagagaaagagaagagaaattAATGATTTACTTTAGACTTACAACGATGAATGGAGCTCCGGCACTGATATATTAtcgtcttttcttttttttctcccatTTGTTTCTATGTGGAATGGGGTTTGTATAGTCATTGCAAAACATATAGTAACATCGCTTTTATTTTCTATATCTAAtttggtaagatatattatagatatgataaaTGATTAtcgattaattaaaaaaaattaattatgatatgatttcttagGAGATGATCTTCATACGaaggactctcctaattacttatcttagACTATctactataaatagacaggacctcctaaagactatatatataatgtgtagATATGCGGATACTTGGATATGTAGTTAAGAGGAGACGAAGATACTTGATATTGTTGAAATATTATAGATTTTCTTTTATCTCCTCTTATCATGTAGACCAGTCAATAAGATATTacatatcttctctcatctcccCTTATATAAATGAAGCATAAGGATGATTTTTTTAgcttataattggtatcagagccatgtttgtgAAATTAAATACTTTAGATCTAATTGTTAGCGCTACTCGCTCACAAGAAGGTGTTattcaatttttatttatgatgcataaatGATTCATTTATATTGTCGATCTACTTTTCTATCCAATCCATTCTATCACTTGCTTGCGGGCGATGCAAAGTTCCTTATGTTTGATTAATGGATTACTATCGACTACAGTATTATTGAGACCACGATTCTCAATGACGCAACGATCAATGAGGTCGTCGATTAATCATGAGGACAACCACCCCACCATGGGTGATGGATGATAAGCGGCTTACAAGCGACAAACAATCATTGTTGACCCACGCGAATGGGCACAATGGAACATGCAACGATAACGACAACTATAAGGGTGGCTAGCATTACGGTTTCTtatcaaaattatagttttgcccttgtatattcatttaattttaatttatatccttTTGATAGTTCTAtgcttcaaaataaaaaatttcgaTTATATATCCTAAATAAAATGATAGTTTTATCCTTTAAAATTAAGaatttataattgattattattattagtatttattttttctcactttatattagatgatgaatattttatattgttcttggatctgtgcaatgagaattagatcatgataataaaactaatttgcctataaacataaaccctaaatattcTCGATAATAGGTTATTCGATATGGACATCAAGATAGCTAGacatactggtgtgttgtataatcgtccatatgatggaggtggctgcTCTTATAgtcgctcatgtggggacactatgggtacaatgcatgtgctcattggagaattggTTCACTGATTGTTTCGCTCATAGAATGCTATATGGTAAATGATATCTCATCATCAGACAGTGTTCGTGGTCTCGATTGTGTGTCTGGtctttagatttgagacaccaatgatgctcTGTATAAGTACTCTGCTTTTTGCTACCAAatgtataggtctggaggttccagatctagcatagtcgaCCATCAGaagtggtaaccaaccttacaaagacaattgagtgtcgatagaggatcattcgctctcgatgtcatgatAGGAAATGAGAGGCATAATCCCGCCTCGAGGGCATCACAAAAAAAACAGAAGGCTCAGAGGATCGAGTCAAAGGGACACTACCCAGGTCTTGGGACAAGCAGCTCATACTTCGGTGAGATGCAATAGAGAGATCACAGCCAATTCAGGTGAAATAAGAGGTGTAGCCCTGTTTCAAGGGCATCACAAAATAAATAGAAGGCCCAGAGGATCGGGTCAAAGGGACACTACCCAAGTCTTGGGACAAGCAGCTCATACTTTGGTGAGATGTAATAGAGAGATCACAGCCAATCCAATTGAGATGCAATTCTAATTGAGTCACAGTCATGAGTACCATGCATGGACTCTAGGTCCCAATGGGGCTTTTGGATCCATCAGAATCATCCTCGAATGAGTGCAAATCAACCCGCTCCACTCTTAGATTACTCGAGGATAAAGCATGGACCTCAATGGACTGTCGACTCGATGAATCAAAGCTAGTTTGAGAGGGCGAAGACATCTCAACCTAGTTTGTGGACGTTAGAGGATTGTTGAGGGAGATGGGGAGAGGTCGATCAACCCATCACAGGCAATGACAAAGGGTAAGGCAAAAGCTCCTGAAATCCAAGAATGCGAAGGCTAAAGAAAAGGGCTAAGGCACAAAATGATCCTTTCCACTTAGCGAACAAAAGAAATTTGAAGAGAGTCCTTGCCCCCTTGCCTCCCACAATCGGGTTAGTTGTCCCCAGCCTGGAAGATTCTTGATGGCAGGAAGCTCCCCTCATGATAGCACCTCGAGGGAGCCCCCTGATAGTAGGAGAACTCGAGCCTTACCATAAAGGGTAGAATATTCAAGACCCACTTAGAGGGCATGGGCCTCGAGACCTATTGCACCCTTGACAAGGCGGGAAAAAACCCACCATGACGTGAGGAGGCGAGAAAAATCCACCACAATATGATGTCCACTTGCTAGCCACCTCACCTTGCCACGACATGATGGATCGGCAAGCTAGGACCTAACGCCTTGGCCAGCTACATAAGGGTTTGCCCTGTGGGAACACCCCATCCCGATCGACGATGATGGGTTGCACAAACCTACTACGGCGGGGATGAAGACTTGCTACAGCGGGATGACGGTCCGACATGACGAAAGCACTTGACTCGCTATAGTGGAAATGAAGACCTGCTACGTCGAAATAAAGGCCTGCCCCGATGGAAGCCCTTAACCCGCTATGGTGGAAACGAAGACTCGCTATCCGCTATGGTAGGTCATGGTAGGTCGAAGGTTCGCCACGGTAGAAAAGAAGACCTGCTATGGTGGGGACAAATGTCATCTATGACCGAAGCCCACTGACTTGCTACAGTGAGGACGGAGACCACAGCAAGGACAAAGACCGACTATGGTGGAAAAGCAGACCCGCTACGATAAAAATAGATACCCACTATGACGGGACGAAGGCCCACCACAGCGGAACACCATTGACTCACTACGATGGGGACAAAGGTCTGCCACGACGAAACCCCCCTGACTCGCTATGGTAGGGACGAATGGCCGCCACGATAGAAAAATCAAGCAAAATGTGCCCAAGATGTGTGCCGGAAAACCTGACCCATGTCGGGGCATTTTGTTACAATAATCCCACCGAGTGAGACACACCAGAAGCATGTGAAATAGAATGACTCGAATCCACTACTGTTTCAACTCCATACGCTGACCTCTGACGTCAAAAAATCTCCTCTGACGCTGACCTCTTATACATGATCCCCAAGAAGACCAAGGCACACCTCGACTCGTCCTTGAACCCCAAGGAGGCTAGAGCATACCTCGGTTCGACTTGAGAGTCACCTCAAACGCTCAATTGTCTTCTCGAAATCGCTTCGATCGAACCTTCCTGGACTTTAATCTCCTCGCTCAATTGCCACATGGGTCATTCAGATGACCTTGTGCCTTCGAGATAGAATCAAATCATGCTGATTCACAACATCAAGACAATAACACCACCAATCGCACCTCCCACGCTTCCCCGATTCATACCATGATACTCAAATCATGTCTTCGTTAGTAAAGTCAATCGacggtgaagagagagagagagagagagagaggcgaagtAGTTGACCAGATGTGGGACTTCCTTACGTTGGGTCAACAGGTTGGTTGCATGGCCTGGGAAGTCGCAACCCTTCTCCAACGTGTCCTAAATGTAATGAGGTTGAAGAGGATCGTTTGGGATACGGCTCAAAATCATCTGTACTCGGTCTCAAACCGTTAATCGTCAATGCAAAAATTATTGGATTTCAGTTCGATTTCCAATCGAACTATCTGAATCGATTTAAAACCGACAACTGATTCAAATCGGTTCGGATTTAAAGAGTAACTCAAAACACTGAATTCAATCATCTTGATCTAAAAGCTTAAAAAAACACtgaatccaataataataatattattattccaTCTAAAGACTTAAGAACTGAGGAGATCTAATTTATATTTCTAACATTCAATTATGCGTTCGTCGCAAACAAAACAGTTGAATTCCATGTCGTGTTGCTGCTGCCAATGACTACAAGACTGCATGCATACATTCCATCGGTGGCCAAATGCTCGAGCCGCGAACTTGAAAGATGTCACCGCCAGCCTACTACAGTAGCACATACGCTCGAGCAAGCATCGGATCGACATAACAGTGTCTTCCATGGTCGTTGCTGCCACCATCAACACCGCGAGGAATTAAAGATCACAAAGCGATACACAAAATTAAAATCTTATTAGTTGTGCAATGCTGTGAATCATCTGCTAGAATTTGGTAAATATTTGGACTAATTTCTGTCGATGAAATGAGAGACCCCTTTACGAAGATGCGCCGTCCGTTGAGAGATCTAATCGGAAGGAACTTTTAAATACAACGCGAACCAAATCCTTTCCGATGACCGAAAGGGAGGCGCAGACCAAAGACATCACAGCAACGACCACGGCGGAATCACAAAAGCAAACAACGCGAACCAAACGAGACCGACATAACTTTAACGACACCACAGAGCCCTCGACCACGGCTCACTTCCTCCAGTTCCCGTCCGACGCGCCACCACCGCCCCTTGGGAAGCGGGACGCACCGTCACCACCGGCGTATCCGCGGTCGCGGCCGTACCCACCGCCGTAGCCGCCACCGCCTCCCCCATAGCCGCCACCGCCTCCCCCATAGCCGCCACCGCCTCCTCcatagccgccgccgccgcctccgcggttgTACCCTCCTCCGTCACGGCGACCACCACCGTacccgccgcctccgccgctgcGGAAGCCGCCCCCGCCGCTGCGGGCCTGGGCTTCGTTGACGGTGATGCTCCTCCCATCGAGGATCTGGCCGTTCATCCCCTCGATGGCGTCCCTCATCGACTGCTCGTCGCGGAAGGTAACAAACCCGAACCCCCTCGACCTCCCCGTCTCCTTGTCATTGATGATCTGCACCCAGAACACAGCGCACGCCATAAGATCCAACAGATCcgcgaaagaggagaagaaaattaGTCGACAGGCGGGTCAAAACGCAGATCACCTTGGACTCGATGATCTCGCCGAAAGGGCTAAAGGCCCTCTCGAGGGAAGCGTCGTCGGTGGCCCAGGCGAGGCCGCCGACGAAGCAACGGAACTCAGAGTCGGAATTCGCCATCGGAGGAAAAGAGAAGGGCGGGGAGAAGAAATCAACCCGCCTCGAAGAGAGCACGAGAAACCCTAGATCTATAAATCGCGCCAATTTATAGAGAACAGTAGGCGATGAGGTAATCTCACCGCGCAAAGGATCTACCGTCGGAAACATCAAGACGCCGACCAGCTTTTAGGGTCGAGCAAAATATCTGCATGTCCGAAATTACCTCCCCACCCCTCGAAGCGTTATCCGTGTTCGAGGTGTGGAGGGTGACGGTTTTCTGAGTCAGGTTGTGGCTGACCCCTGTTCGTGTCCCTGCCTCGTGATTGGAGGAAGCAAAAGTGCGCACCACGGGACCCACGATGAACCAATAAAAAAAAGGGGCGGATACTCTCCTCCCTCCGATTGCACGATCCCGACGTCCAAGCAAGTACTCCTCGTCGTGACgatcgagggaagaggaatcgtgCGGCAAAGATGATGCCACGTCTTTCGATCGTGTCGCGTAAGACAACGAAAACGACCTAAAAAAATATCGGTatcaaattataattcttttcagaCGTCACTCCCGCTTTCATTCATATGTCATTTGGGCACATCACATCGCAACTTATCGTTATAATGATTCCCTGTTAGTGTCTCAACATATTTCTAATCATCttatgtatctttttattttgatttttttaaagatattgACTGGTTAAATATTTTAATGTCATGAACTCCAATTCCTTATCATTTACCTTTTGTAAAGAAAATATATTCTGCTCCCCAGCAAATAAGAGCCAAAAATACGTACCATTAGGCTAACAGATTGAATGGACTTATTACTCATGGTATAGAAAAGGTACTTGACATGAAACACAATTATAAGATTAAGTGAATATACACACTTGAAGATTCCAGGCATATACCCATGTATGAACGAAGAAAGGCAATCACTTAAAACTTATAGGAGAAACAGCATGAGAGATTTGGGCACGAATTAGTGTATTGTAACAAAATATAAAATCTGAAGTTGGCATACACATGAGAAGCAATGCTAGATATTTGGCATGCACAATTAAAGATTGAAATAGATAGAACAGTCTCTTCCGATTGGTTAGTACGTTACTGTATAAGAATTGGTCTCATGTTCTGAGTCCCATGAGAACAAAATATAAATCTGAACTTGGCACACACATGAGAAGCCATGCTAGAGATTTGGCATGCACAATTATACATTGAAATAGATAAAACAGTCTCCTCGGACGAGCGTCACATACGTCATtctatgtaataatttttttctaattatttttaatgaaaaaatagATGAGATAGTAACTATTACTGATAAAAACAGGTAGAACAGAACAATTCACCTGTGACGCGAGCCAAAAGGCACATCATCAATTTGATATGGGAGATGCTTCTCTTCGGCGTATGAGCATGATACTCTATCACAAAACATCAACTTGTTCTCTACTTCATCGGATTTGCTGCTCTCTCGAGTCTTGATCACTAAAACCAAGACCTGTTGACAATTCCATCAGGCACCATCATCTCGCtagaaataaaaaagaagcaTGGTTTTCTATCATCAATAACAGTTTGTCCCAAAAGAAGAAGTAACATTTTCCTATGATTTACTAACCTTCCAACCATGGATCAGATTTGTCCGATGCTCTTGGATTCTGCGAGAATGGTACTTGTTCTATCAAGTGCAAGTCATAGCGTAAACAAACAAGAATATCTATGAAATCTCACTGCATGAACAATTTATATTAccttaaatcataaaaaattgtCTGAACGTAAATATCTCAGGAATACTTTCATCGATTACCATCATTTTCTTTCACCTCAGTTACAATGCCACTGCAAAGTTCCCCAGCAAAAGAGATGCCCCACTCAGCCACAACAAActgataagaaaataaaaaacatgaTGCTATACTAAGGATAATTGTAGAAATTAGATGTACCTGAATCATAATAAGTAGATGATCTCGACCAGGCAGCCTAATTTTCACAGGCAGAATGCTTACTGAGATTCTTCTGCACGTAGTCATATTAAGGCAGCTTCGGCGAAACGTCTGATCTAGACACAAGAAATAAGTGGAACCCAATGTATAAGGCTCTTGCATTTGCAAGGTATCGGATAGACCAGCAGTTTTACCTCCACATACAGAGAGACACTTTTGGCAATATTGAcacaagaaattttttttataaaaaataaatattttttgcacaaggaaaaataaataaatctaagtTAAGATGAAAAATAGGGCATATGAATCAATGCGCTCTATGACTTGATATGAAGCTATAATCTCTAGAATGATTAGGTCAATGAAGTATAAACTATAtatgaaacaaaaaaagaaagcatATGGTGCTTGCTTTGAACTTTATTTAAGAGAGATGATCAAATGGTAAGGAGACTATCGCAGTACAAGTAACAAGTTGATTGAGGTAGGTTAAACAAACTCATAGAGTTGACTTTTCGACAAAGCCCGATTCTAGATGAGGTTTTGTGGCTAAAGTACCATAATCGGACGATCCAATAACATCATTTGTGATGAATATTAAAGAGCAGGTATCTCTCGATGTGACTATAGTCTTGTGCAGATGTCACAAGCTGAAGTTACAGAGCAGGTATCTCTTGATGTTCTTAGTGATGAATATTAAAGTGGATGTAGATGACAACAGAATAATTCGCTGCTTGAGTACAACATAATCAATCAAGCACTACTTGCTAGATTTTCAACAGTCTAATGAGGTTACATCTAATTTCATCATAGCCTATTTGACTTTGAAGAAGCAAATGCCTCAAATTACATGCGAAGAATAGTATTTAGATTTCATAAAGAGGAAAaagtacatatacaaatataattAAAGGTTGTATCTGGAAGACGATCATCACTATCCTAGATGGTCATTTTATCGTTAGGGATCTCGCAATCTAATACAGTCTTCCCCTCTCATGATGATAACTAAATAGCCCTTCGATCACACTCCATGTCTCTCATTCCTTCTATCCAAATAGATCGTAACCTGATTCCACTAATATCGTTTGCTATGACAAATTCCAAGGGCAAATTTGATGAAGGAGACAAGATAATCTAACTGCATTCCTTTATCTTCATGCTACCCATTTCCAAAAGCGAAACCTCCACATCAAATTGGAAAGGGCATTCAACATAACAGATCAATCGAAGTTTCGGAATTCGCCAAATCCTCATCCAGAAATCCAGAACGCTCACACAGAAatccggaagaagaagaagaagaagaagaagagccctTCCCTCCGCAACTCCATGAGAAGACGCCGGAAGTCGAAACCCTCCCCCGGTCCCGTCCAGTTCAGCAGAACCCTTCCCTCCGATTCCCCGATGCGGACTGGGCCGAGCTTAAAGTGGCCCGAACACCACATTACCATCCCAAACCAAAATTAATGGAGattaatatacatacatacatacacaaagGCTAATAGTGTCAATTTACTAAATTGAAATATATCggctaaattaattaataaagatttaaataatttattacaaTATAATATAATCTTTATCACCTATcctttacaaaaataaaaaaaaatactaaatataatagCTTGAAATCAACCTATTAACCACATAATTCTACCCAAAAGAAAACAACTATATAGGCTTGTGATCTAAAGTTAGCTTTATCATGGCGACGTGACTGCACAAGACAAGTGCTGTGTTCCTTCCTTTTTAGTTGCAAGCGCGTTGATTCCATCTCTCCACATCACAGGGGAAGAGGAAGGCATTAATGAAGCAGTTGACTTGATTTGGAGTTGACTTCCCAAAGTCACGATAACAGAAGAACATGGCTGAGAATGTGATGTCAATTACCTGCACAGAGCACTACCTTCCGTCCAACCTTTATCTAATGATCTATtattatattgtatatatatatccaattatCTATTATATTGTTAAGAATCCATGCCatcataataatttatctaaTGATCTCCTATATATTACTCGCTCAGCAGTATGCGTTATCTCGATGATCATTCGATCCTAACCCCTCCACATCACAGAAAGAGACACTTGTGTTGACGGAGAAAACCCGTTCCCACTTGGTAATGGTTTCCCATTCCatgcagtgtgtgtgtgtgtgagtgcaGAAATCAGCACTGTTGCCGGTTGACCAATTGAAAGGTACTGCAGCGGTCAACATGGATTCTGATGGGAAGCCAATTGGCCGTCGATATAAGACGTGCATAGCCGTAGTATCCTCTTATTAATATATCTTAATCATATTCTCTTGGAAATTTTGAGGTATGGGGCAATAAGTCGATTATAGAGGTGTCATGATTAAGAGTAAGTCTCACGCAGGAAACATGAACCTTTGAGTGACGATCAAGGATGCTTGAGAACCTCCTCCAATGATGATTAGAAGATTCGAGGTTGGATGATGTAAAATTTGTGAGCATTTTATCGATTGTTActcaaatattaaattaaaatgatAAGTGACAGGCAAAATAATTACGTAAGTATTAACTCATCTAGTTGGAGACTATCATCTGGTAAATAATATGGGCGGAAGAACCCCTACCCCTTCCCTATGGGTATTAATAAAAGCATGATCCATCGACCTCTGCCCATCTTGATATTTGGAAGAGTCGCACGAGCCAACTACAAGGTGAATTAATCCTTGATAATAAGATGCATCCTTATTTCTCCTTTTTTTGGTACATCCGTAGTAAATAATCCATCACCCATTATTTATCATGACTTTGGAAAGGCCTGCACACCTAGCGACATAGGGTATTCTTTAGGTGGTGTGGCCTAATtctaatttttcctttttttcggaTGCCTAATGTAGGGGACCATCCCTTGCTTATCCTAGATATGCTCCAGCCTAACAAACGACACTCCCACAACCATCATTCTCTGATGTCACTCATAGAGATATGTGTCCATTAGCCATTGATATAAATGAGTCTTTGTAGGACGTAAGAAGCACCCAAACTAGTGGTTGGTTTTATTTCATTGATCGCTCAAGTATAAAAATCAGCCCCCAAAGTGTAAAAAGGGAGGCATTTCAATTAATTTTCATTTCCCAACTAATCTTGTCGTTGAAAGGGTTAGGTTGAAAATATCGTCTCGAAGTTGATCGCTTATACAGTGACATCGATGAGGCTAAAGTGTACCTCGGGATGATACTATATTTGCCTTTGGCCAATAAGCAATATCTCAAGATTGCTATTGATCGAATTTGTTCCCCACCTCAACCTCTTCTAGCGACC encodes the following:
- the LOC135680723 gene encoding glycine-rich RNA-binding protein GRP1A-like; the encoded protein is MANSDSEFRCFVGGLAWATDDASLERAFSPFGEIIESKIINDKETGRSRGFGFVTFRDEQSMRDAIEGMNGQILDGRSITVNEAQARSGGGGFRSGGGGGYGGGRRDGGGYNRGGGGGGYGGGGGGYGGGGGGYGGGGGGYGGGYGRDRGYAGGDGASRFPRGGGGASDGNWRK
- the LOC135680722 gene encoding protein DETOXIFICATION 48-like; translation: MEDLPLHPLGRDLHRCPTASEVVEEMRAIGAISVPAALTGLVLYSRAMVSTLFLGYLGELELASGSLSIGFANITGYSVLSGLAMGMEPICGQAFGANQRKLLGLTLQRAILLLLSASVPISFLWRNMRRILSWCGQDEQIASAAHVFITFAIPDLFLLSFLHPLRVYLRSQNVTFPVTCCSVVSVVLHIPLNYLLVVRLRMGIAGVALAMVWTNLNLFVCLLLFVLCSGACKDSWVRPSMTCLRGWSALLKLAVPSCVSVCLEWWWYELMILLSGLLPNPKAAVASMGILIQTTSLVYVFPSALSFGVSARVGNVLGANHPAKARTATMVSLACALVLGLAAMAFTTSMRHRWGRLFTDDAEILKLTTLVLPIAGLCELGNCPQTTGCGVLRGSARPTTGANINLGSFYLVGTPVAVLLGFFRRMGFPGLWLGLLAAQASCATLMAYALARTDWMVEAEKARELTKTSNSPPPLIPLTAATNAIAGGNKSTAAHIMNGDVKRLGASETAPLIPVRVRCCFAVESRCHGHSQLCLLRSRFREQPAHVPPLNIHSPSRRFGFSIPPYFFHLEAN